One Bombus fervidus isolate BK054 chromosome 5, iyBomFerv1, whole genome shotgun sequence DNA window includes the following coding sequences:
- the LOC139987207 gene encoding protein fem-1 homolog B, which produces MENTKLNEDSAQISQLFLTRVYYAAKDGMAIILYNLLSSKDAKLVNVVINQKVLEEDGQHCTPLIIAARYGRDKVVKILLDKFKPDLEQEGTVKFDGYVIEKATALWCAAGAGHLTVVKILVKAGANVNHPTKSLSTPLRAACFDGRLDIVKYLIEHNADINILNQFNNTCLMIAAYKGHLDIVTFLLQKGANPNEKANCDTTALHLAAERGYTNIISELLKYGTHMTKNVSGMTPLIAAAEKTRAEVVEYLIKYVKVTREEAIEAYELLGASYANDERNYCLTKAYKYLWKAMKHRFRDPDNIIYKKLGKSIKAYDNWKECDTLEKLKSIRNNQNAIHMESLAIRERILGQHNPKVPHHIIFRGAVFADSARFDRCIDLWLHALYLKQLNNIPVVKDLLRFAQVFSQMIHVGVDLEFSQVLNVLEACVTELTRNKSKLNNPDSEEDIEQHIEEMESNITTTLYILTILTKLLTLNESKYEEQDKKKAYQLVHKLCALQLRLKDGQTLLHLAVNAATLVDDFHTNHVCKFPCAATTKLLICCGADVNAMDNERNTPLHIIVSYREPVSDFMTLHSIIMDLIEAGAHMDTVNSNGKTPYDAVATGVAEIILRTQTKLSLKCMAAKVVNAYNLSYYGNVPRSLESFIELHGPGLNQG; this is translated from the exons atggaaaatacTAAATTAAATGAAGATTCAGCGCAAATATCACAACTATTTTTAACGCGTGTTTATTATGCTGCCAAAGATGGTATGGctattattctttataatcTTCTCAGTAGCAAAGATGCTAAACTGGTAAATGTTGTGATTAATCAAAAAGTATTGGAAGAAGATGGTCAACATTGTACACCATTAATAATAGCTGCACGATATGGCCGTGATAAAGtagttaaaatattacttgataaatttaaGCCTGATTTGGAACAGGAAGGAACAGTTAAATTTGATGGATATGTTATTGAAAAGGCAACTGCTTTATGGTGTGCTGCTGGTGCAGGACATTTGACAGTTGTGAAGATACTAGTAAAAGCTGGTGCCAATGTTAATCACCCTACTAAAAGCTTATCTACCCCTTTGAGGGCAGCTTGTTTTGATGGACGATTAGATattgtcaaatatttaatagaacataatgcagatataaatattttaaatcagTTCAATAATACATGTTTAATGATTGCTGCATATAAGGGTCATTTAGATATA GTGACTTTTCTTTTGCAAAAAGGTGCAAATCCAAATGAGAAAGCAAATTGTGATACAACTGCATTACATTTGGCAGCTGAACGTGGatatactaatataatatctgaattattgaaatatggGACACATATGACAAAGAATGTTAGTGGAATGACACCATTAATAGCAGCAGCAGAAAAAACTAGGGCTGAAGtagtagaatatttaataaaatatgtaaaagttaCTAGAGAAGAAGCAATTGAAGCATACGAGCTTCTTGGAGCTTCTTATGCCAATGATGAGCGCaattattgtttaacaaaagcttataaatatttatggaaagcAATGAAACAtag ATTCAGAGATCcagataatattatttataaaaaattaggtaaaagtataaaagCATATGATAATTGGAAAGAATGTGATACtctagaaaaattgaaaagtattaGAAATAATCAAAATGCTATTCATATGGAATCATTGGCTATTCGAGAGAGGATACTAG gaCAGCATAATCCAAAAGTGCCACATCATATTATATTCAGAGGAGCAGTTTTTGCAGATAGTGCTAGATTTGATAGATGTATAGATCTCTGGCTTCATGCTTTATATTTGAAGCAACTGAACAATATACCAGTTGTAAAAGATCTTTTAAGGTTTGCTCAG GTATTTTCACAAATGATACATGTAGGAGTAGATCTTGAGTTTTCTCAAGTCTTGAATGTTTTAGAAGCTTGCGTAACAGAACTTACTCGTAATAAATCTAAACTCAACAATCCTGATTCTGAGGAAGATATAGAACAACATATT GAGGAGATGGAATCAAATATTACAACTACATTGTATATATTGACAATTTTAACAAAACTTTTAACATTGAATGAGAGTAAATATGAAGAACAAGATAAAAAGAAGGCATATCAATTAGTTCATAAACTCTGTGCTTTACAATTACGTTTAAAGGATGGCCAGACATTACTGCATCTTGCTGTAAATGCTGCCACTTTGGTGGATGATTTCCATACTAACCATGTCTGCAA ATTTCCTTGCGCTGCAACGACTAAGCTACTTATATGTTGTGGTGCTGATGTAAATGCAATGGACAATGAAAGGAATACACCATTACATATTATTGTTAGTTATAGGGAACCTGTTAG TGATTTTATGACTCTTCATTCCATCATCATGGATCTTATAGAAGCTGGAGCGCATATGGATACAGTTAATAGTAATGGGAAAACTCCGTATGATGCTGTCGCTACAG GTGTAGCAGAAATAATACTAAGGACTCAAACTAAATTGTCATTAAAATGTATGGCTGCAAAAGTCGTGAATGCTTACAATTTGTCATATTATGGAAATGTACCACGTTCTTTGGAAAGTTTTATTGAACTTCATGGACCAGGTCTTAATCAGGGTTAG
- the LOC139987215 gene encoding 3'-5' exonuclease-like isoform X3 encodes MITRSSTSKLKATLDQKIPPKEESTVSELPPIIFSGYINYVNDFNECAMICDNLITEIEKYDKIVPIGFDLEWPFSFQTGSGKTALAQICFSENICYLLHIYSLKKLPAAFVVLLSHPKVRLVGVNIKNDIWKLGRDFKEFPACKVVENNCFDCGKFANTVLNRSCRWSLEKLTEYLLKKKISKDPKVRKSKWHMHPLNDEQKLYAATDAYVSWLLHVTIQERANLKDNELKETQNISVSI; translated from the exons ATGATTACACGTAGCTCTACCTCTAAGTTAAAG GCAACATTAGACCAGAAGATTCCTCCAAAGGAAGAATCAACTGTATCTGAACTCCCACCAATTATATTCTCAGGCTATATTAATTATGTCAATGATTTTAACGAATGTGCTATGATTTGTGATAATCTTAT aacagaaatagaaaaatatgataaaatagtACCAATAGGATTTGATTTGGAGTGGCCTTTTAGTTTTCAAACTGGATCTGGTAAAACAGCCTTGGCACAAATTTGTTTcagtgaaaatatttgttatctgttacatatatattcattaaaaaaattaccaGCTGCATTTGTGGTCCTTTTAAGTCATCCAAAAGTGAGATTAGTTGGAGTTAACATAAAGAA tgATATCTGGAAACTAGGTAGAGATTTTAAGGAATTTCCAGCTTGTAAAGTCGTAGAAAACAATTGTTTTGATTGTGGTAAATTTGCAAATACAGTATTAAATAGGTCTTGTCGGTGGAGTTTAGAGAAGTTAACAGAATATTTG ttaaagaaaaagattagTAAGGATCCAAAAGTTAGAAAAAGTAAATGGCATATGCATCCATTAAATGATGAGCAGAAACTTTATGCAGCAACGGATGCTTAT gTTTCTTGGCTCTTGCATGTAACTATACAAGAACGGGCAAATTTAAAGGATAATGAATTAAAGGAGACACAGAATATTAGTGTCTCAATATGA
- the LOC139987215 gene encoding 3'-5' exonuclease-like isoform X1 yields MYQCYYRNVICSITFEATLDQKIPPKEESTVSELPPIIFSGYINYVNDFNECAMICDNLITEIEKYDKIVPIGFDLEWPFSFQTGSGKTALAQICFSENICYLLHIYSLKKLPAAFVVLLSHPKVRLVGVNIKNDIWKLGRDFKEFPACKVVENNCFDCGKFANTVLNRSCRWSLEKLTEYLLKKKISKDPKVRKSKWHMHPLNDEQKLYAATDAYVSWLLHVTIQERANLKDNELKETQNISVSI; encoded by the exons ATGTATCAATGTTATTATCGTAATGTGatctgtagcattacttttgaG GCAACATTAGACCAGAAGATTCCTCCAAAGGAAGAATCAACTGTATCTGAACTCCCACCAATTATATTCTCAGGCTATATTAATTATGTCAATGATTTTAACGAATGTGCTATGATTTGTGATAATCTTAT aacagaaatagaaaaatatgataaaatagtACCAATAGGATTTGATTTGGAGTGGCCTTTTAGTTTTCAAACTGGATCTGGTAAAACAGCCTTGGCACAAATTTGTTTcagtgaaaatatttgttatctgttacatatatattcattaaaaaaattaccaGCTGCATTTGTGGTCCTTTTAAGTCATCCAAAAGTGAGATTAGTTGGAGTTAACATAAAGAA tgATATCTGGAAACTAGGTAGAGATTTTAAGGAATTTCCAGCTTGTAAAGTCGTAGAAAACAATTGTTTTGATTGTGGTAAATTTGCAAATACAGTATTAAATAGGTCTTGTCGGTGGAGTTTAGAGAAGTTAACAGAATATTTG ttaaagaaaaagattagTAAGGATCCAAAAGTTAGAAAAAGTAAATGGCATATGCATCCATTAAATGATGAGCAGAAACTTTATGCAGCAACGGATGCTTAT gTTTCTTGGCTCTTGCATGTAACTATACAAGAACGGGCAAATTTAAAGGATAATGAATTAAAGGAGACACAGAATATTAGTGTCTCAATATGA
- the LOC139987215 gene encoding 3'-5' exonuclease-like isoform X4 — protein sequence MICDNLITEIEKYDKIVPIGFDLEWPFSFQTGSGKTALAQICFSENICYLLHIYSLKKLPAAFVVLLSHPKVRLVGVNIKNDIWKLGRDFKEFPACKVVENNCFDCGKFANTVLNRSCRWSLEKLTEYLLKKKISKDPKVRKSKWHMHPLNDEQKLYAATDAYVSWLLHVTIQERANLKDNELKETQNISVSI from the exons ATGATTTGTGATAATCTTAT aacagaaatagaaaaatatgataaaatagtACCAATAGGATTTGATTTGGAGTGGCCTTTTAGTTTTCAAACTGGATCTGGTAAAACAGCCTTGGCACAAATTTGTTTcagtgaaaatatttgttatctgttacatatatattcattaaaaaaattaccaGCTGCATTTGTGGTCCTTTTAAGTCATCCAAAAGTGAGATTAGTTGGAGTTAACATAAAGAA tgATATCTGGAAACTAGGTAGAGATTTTAAGGAATTTCCAGCTTGTAAAGTCGTAGAAAACAATTGTTTTGATTGTGGTAAATTTGCAAATACAGTATTAAATAGGTCTTGTCGGTGGAGTTTAGAGAAGTTAACAGAATATTTG ttaaagaaaaagattagTAAGGATCCAAAAGTTAGAAAAAGTAAATGGCATATGCATCCATTAAATGATGAGCAGAAACTTTATGCAGCAACGGATGCTTAT gTTTCTTGGCTCTTGCATGTAACTATACAAGAACGGGCAAATTTAAAGGATAATGAATTAAAGGAGACACAGAATATTAGTGTCTCAATATGA
- the LOC139987215 gene encoding octanoyl-[acyl-carrier-protein]:protein N-octanoyltransferase LIPT2, mitochondrial-like isoform X2, with amino-acid sequence MTTKIVKVLWAGRLSYRFGLKLQKILSDQHHQRKQVENNSCNTLVLLEHDPVYTVGIRDKDYTLKDQNKLKSLGAEFFRTNRGGLITFHGPGQLVAYPILNLKEFKASIKWYVCQIEKMIIRLCAEFGIKGETSPNTGVWVNDKKICAIGIHGSRYITTHGLALNCNTDLSWFNHIIPCGIKGKGVTSISQELNINVTIQDVLPLFQNAFQDQFQCTLIEYPIEESYQLFKLVNNNVCTKDLKS; translated from the coding sequence ATGACTACAAAAATAGTTAAAGTTTTATGGGCTGGTAGATTAAGTTATAGATTTGGGCTTAagctacaaaaaatattatctgATCAGCATCACCAAAGAAAGCAAGTAGAAAACAATAGTTGCAATACATTAGTATTGCTTGAGCACGATCCAGTATATACAGTTGGAATTAGAGATAAAGATTATACACTAAAAGATCAAAACAAGTTAAAAAGTTTAGGTGCTGAGTTTTTTAGAACAAATCGAGGTGGTCTTATAACTTTTCATGGGCCTGGACAATTAGTAGCATAtcctatattaaatttaaaagaatttaaagcTAGCATTAAATGGTATGTGTGCCAAATAGAGAAAATGATTATTCGTTTATGCGCCGAATTTGGCATTAAAGGTGAAACATCCCCAAACACTGGTGTATGGGTAAATGACAAAAAGATTTGTGCCATTGGTATTCATGGAAGTCGTTATATAACAACACATGGTTTAGCTCTAAATTGTAATACAGACTTAAGTTGGTTTAATCATATTATACCTTGTGGTATCAAAGGAAAGGGTGTAACAAGCATTAGTCAGGAACTTAATATAAATGTTACCATTCAAGATGTGCTACCATTGTTTCAAAATGCTTTTCAAGATCAATTTCAATGTACATTAATTGAATATCCAATAGAAGAATCTTATCAATTGTTTAAGCTTGTTAACAATAATGTGTGCACAAAAGACTTAAAAAGttga